In Candidatus Paceibacterota bacterium, the sequence GATCAAACCGGCGGCCAGGTCCATCGAGTTGACCGTGCGGACCAATCGCTGCGGGCGAGGGTTGAGCGTGGGCGCGAGCCTGGCGATCAATGGTTGCTGCCTGACGGTGGTGAAGATGGCTGCGCGCGGCAAGGACAAGCTGGCGCAGTTCGACCTGTTGCGGGAAACCTGGCAGCGGACGAACTTGCAGTTCGCCCAATCCGGCTCGCTGGTGAATCTGGAACGTCCATTGCGCTCCGACGGGAACCTGGGCGGGCATTTCGTGACGGGGCACATTGACGGCGTCGGTCGGATCACGCGCTGGGAACGGCAGGGGCAGGATCATGTGCTGGACATTGCCGCTGCGCCGGAGGTAATGCGCTACATCGTGTTCAAAGGCTCGGTGGCGGTGGACGGCATCAGCCTTACGGTGGCCGGCGTGCAGAAGCGGGGCTTTCGCATCTGGATCATTCCGCATACCTATGAGGTCACCGCGCTGCGCGAGCGCAAGGTAGGGGACGCGGTCAATTTGGAAGCCGATCTGCTCGGCAAGTACGTCGAGAAGTTCCTGGCCGCCCGCGCGCGCCGCTGAAGCGGATGGCAGGGCCCGCCTGCCCGGCCCCGGCGCAAGCCGGGGCGCCATCAATACAGCCAAAGCAGATACCACTTCCGCTTCTTGGGCGACCCATCCTTTACCGGCTGCGGCTTGCTGTCCCGCTTTGCCATCGTGGCAGGCGCAATCTCGCGGACGCGCGACACGGCCACGAAATGCTCCTCACCCTTGGCGTCTTTGTAGTGGTAAATTCCCTCCTTAACCTGGGGTTTGGAGGCGGTGATGATCTCTGAGCCGTTGGTCAGTTTCATCACGTAGTGCCGCGCGCAACCAGTCAACACCAGTTGGCCGGCGAGAATGAGCCACACACCTTTTTTCATGGTACTACCTCGGATTCACGGGCTGGGATCGAACCTCTTCCATCGCTGGTGCTGCGCCTAGTCCTCCGGCTTCTCCTCCGAGCTGGCCAGGAATTCCATGTCCCCGCGTTTGGCCACATCCCGCAAGTAGGCTTGAATCGAGCTGGAGGTGCCCAGATAAAGCGGATCAAAGAGCGCGAGCAGAACCGCAGGACGCTTGCTTCTTTGTTTGAGCCAGAGGTCAATCCACTTCTTGACTTCGGCCGGGAGCGTTTCGGCATGGTGCACCGACACGATGACCAGATCCGCCGCCGCGGCGTCCTTGGCAGCAATCGCCCGCAGTTGGGTCGTCCGCAGCTCTGTCAGCAACCACATTTCCTTGGTGACCGGACAATCCCGGCCAAGGCAACGAATCAGCGTCGTGCAAAAATCTTCCGCGCGGGCGCCGGTGGCCGAATCTTCATGCACCGCTGAGACAACGAAGCGCTTTGCTTTTTGCCAGAGCGGCCACACCCGCAGTCTTGAAATTGCTGTGTCCATGCAACAGGACCTTGCTTTCGCGGGCAATCCTCTGCTTGGAATAAGGGAGCGGTCAAGGGCAATCTGCTCTGCAAGAAGCATAGGCACCAAGCCCTGCCGTGCTTTGCTTTTTTTGGAAAAGGTGCCGGTTCCGAGGCTTCTTTTCTCACCATCTTTCCCGGCGTTGCACGCGCCGGAGCGGAAACCGCCATCAGGTGCCTTGGCGGCACCGCTTCGTCACCAATCAGTTCGCTGAGGGCCCGTTTGCCAACTGCGCCTGGTTAACCTCCAGGTAGTGGGCCATTGCTTCGATGCCGCTAATCTGGGCGCTAACCCGTTTCCGCCCGAACTGTTTGGTGATCTTGTAGTGAATCAGTTGCTTGCCCAGTCCCACTATCTCAATATCCGCAGCCCCCGTCTTCCAGACCTGCCCTTTGGCCAGGGATTGCCGTTTCTGACTTCTTAGCTTCATTACCCACTATAGACGCTGGTAAACCTGATTCTGTTCATTCTGGCTGCCGGTCCCGGGTATGGGGTGAACACCCCATAGCGCCTCAGGGGCCAACATGCGATGATAGGCTGGGATTTGGTTGTGGGAGTCTTCATTCTTAGGTTTGCGCAGCCTGTGGGGCTGCGCTTTTTTTTGCGCAGGGCTCAGCAGACGGAATGACTACTTTCCGGCAGCGGCGGGCGCCCGCTGGCGTCTGGCGAGTTGGCCCTTGAGGAAGGTGTCGGGCGGGGCCTGCTGCCATGCGGTAAACCAGAAGTCGCCGAGCAATTGGCCAGCCTTGAGCAGTTGGCCCTCGAGGAACGCTTTGCCTTCCAGCCCCTTGTCCCCTTCGCCGGATAGCTTGCCGTCCCTGTCCATTTGGTAGAGGGGCTCAACCTGTTTGTGCTGTTCCAGCAAGAAGAGCATCCCGACCTGGAAGATCTCCTCGGGATTGGCGGGGCGGCCGTTGATGGCAACGGGCTGAGCGGTGCGCAAGCGGCTCTTGAGGTCCTGGACGTTCACGCCGCCAGTCTTGCGGAAATAGCCGCCGTCAATCCAACTGTGGAACCGGTGGCTCGTGGTGTAGTGGTGAGGATTGTCTCCCACCCACCCGTGATGATGAATGGTGGTGTGGAGCGGTTGGGCCCCGTCGCCGATGAGGTGGCCCATGACCCCCATTACGTAAACGATGTTTGCCTGGGCGTTGGCGATCTCCTCCGGCGTACCGGCTTCTTCAAAGGCTTTGAGGTAGGAGAAGCCGGATTTCAACTTGCCCGCGGACTCCGCGATGCCCCACGGCAGCAGCCCGACGAGGCCGCGGGTGCGGTCCTGGTTGGAACTCGCATCAGGCTCGGGGAACTTCTCCGGATGGGCAGCGCGGTGAAGGGCGAGCTGGGCGATGAAGTCGTAGCGGAACACCGGGAGCATCTCCGGCTTAAGCCCGTAATCGGCCAGTTCTTCCACGTCTATGTAGTGGTCCGGGAAGCTGTAGTGCTTGAGGGGCAAGTCGGGGGTGTTGCGCCAGCGATCCATCTCACCTGCCAGGAAGGCGATCCGCTCGGCGGCGGCAGGCTCGTGCACGAAGGCCGGGAAGTTAGTCGGCAACGCGGCCAGCGCCAGTTGGTTGATGGCGCGGTGAGCTTCGTAATCCCACGCCTGGGCGAGCCGGCCCCCGGGTTGAAAGAGCGCAAGGAGAGTTAGCACCGCGGCGGCTAATCGTTTCATGGGCAGTATTTGGTTGCGGCCTCAGTGTAGGGCCGGGCGATGAAAAGGCAAATGGCTTTCGGGCCATCGGCTCCCGCCAGCCGTTTCTGCATAGTCTCCAGCAAATGACCACCCTCGCCACTCAGCGTCCGCTTCTTCCGGCCCACGATTTAGTTGCCAAATTGCGCCCGGCTGGCAACTCTAGCGCGGCGGCCACAACTCGCGCGCGCCATGAGGTTCGCGCCGGCCTGCCGACCGATAACACGAACGCATTCATGAAAGGCATACCAATTCTACACGTCGAAGGCGACTGCATCGCGCGCGCCTGGGAGAACTCCCTGGTTGAACTCCACCGGCACGGCTGCAACCTCAAGACCGAATACGACAAGCCCGAAGACCCTCCCAGCAAGGACGCCACGATGATCATTGTGATCACCGACCCGCTGGCCGAGCCGATGATCCACAAGGATTTCCCCGGCGGACCGGCGGAGCTGCAGGAATATGTCATGGAGGTTTGCGAAGGCATCAAGGACCACCTGGTCCGCAATCCCGAGGACCCGAAAGACACGCGCTGGGAATACACCTACCATCAGCGCCTGTTCAAATACCAGGTGCCCGCTCTTAAGCCGTTCGACCAGATTGAGATCCTTTGCCAGAAGCTGGCCAAAACGGCCCACACCCGCCGCGCGCAGGCCATCACCTGGAAGGTGTGGGAAGACAACGACTGCTACGATCCCGCGTGCATGCAGAGCATCTGGTGCCGGCTGCTTGAACAGCAAGGCCAGCACGTGCTGAGCATGAACGTCCGCTTCCGTTCCAACGACGCTTACAAAGCCGCGTTCATGAACATCTTCGCGCTGGTGCAGCTGCAGCGGCGCATTGCCCGGCGCATCGCCGAGCTGAGCGGTCAGCCGGTGCAGGTGGGCCGCTACTGTCACATGGTGGACAGCTACCACATCTACGGTTCGTACTTCAAAGAGTTCGAAGGCCGCTTCCTGGGAATGCTGCAGAAGCGTTCCTTCGAGCAGCGCACGCTGCGCTACGAGGATGTCCGCGAGATGATGGAGGAAGCACGGCCGGAAATCCTCGAGAAGGTCAAGACGATGTGAAGATAGCTTGTTAGTGCGGTTGGGCTACGGTGTGTATCCCATGGGGAGCGCTCCCCATGGGATACACACCGTAGCATCACCGTGTCGGCACCGTATCGCCCACCGAAAGATGCCGGGGTCCGCGGGGACTGGAGAAGTCCGGCGGGCAGGATCACTGTCCAAAATGTGGACAGTGCGCGAGTTGGAAGCTGGGAGGGCCCAAATCGTACTGGCCCGGGAGCCGTGATTGCCTGGCTTTGCCTCTGTTTCGGCCATCCAGGGCTGTGCGGGGGAAGATCGCCGTTCGCACTTCCCGGGAAGCCGCTCCGGCCGCCTGGCCCTATTGGCCGACCTCGACGTAAGGAAGGTTGAGCAGCGAAGCAATGCGGCGGGTAACGGGCAGCAGGTGGCCGACCCCCAAGGCGCAGT encodes:
- a CDS encoding riboflavin synthase; this translates as MFTGIVEETGSVERIKPAARSIELTVRTNRCGRGLSVGASLAINGCCLTVVKMAARGKDKLAQFDLLRETWQRTNLQFAQSGSLVNLERPLRSDGNLGGHFVTGHIDGVGRITRWERQGQDHVLDIAAAPEVMRYIVFKGSVAVDGISLTVAGVQKRGFRIWIIPHTYEVTALRERKVGDAVNLEADLLGKYVEKFLAARARR
- a CDS encoding YgdI/YgdR family lipoprotein, with the protein product MKKGVWLILAGQLVLTGCARHYVMKLTNGSEIITASKPQVKEGIYHYKDAKGEEHFVAVSRVREIAPATMAKRDSKPQPVKDGSPKKRKWYLLWLY
- a CDS encoding thymidylate synthase, with protein sequence MKGIPILHVEGDCIARAWENSLVELHRHGCNLKTEYDKPEDPPSKDATMIIVITDPLAEPMIHKDFPGGPAELQEYVMEVCEGIKDHLVRNPEDPKDTRWEYTYHQRLFKYQVPALKPFDQIEILCQKLAKTAHTRRAQAITWKVWEDNDCYDPACMQSIWCRLLEQQGQHVLSMNVRFRSNDAYKAAFMNIFALVQLQRRIARRIAELSGQPVQVGRYCHMVDSYHIYGSYFKEFEGRFLGMLQKRSFEQRTLRYEDVREMMEEARPEILEKVKTM